A window from Pseudooceanicola algae encodes these proteins:
- a CDS encoding ZIP family metal transporter translates to MKHLWIIVGLALLPGLGNFAGGRVAEFLRSSPRLRIALNTKSGILIGVVAIELMHEALNNLAG, encoded by the coding sequence GTGAAACATCTTTGGATCATTGTCGGATTGGCCCTGCTTCCCGGGCTCGGAAACTTTGCCGGAGGCAGGGTGGCCGAGTTTCTACGGAGCTCTCCGCGGCTTCGCATCGCGCTGAATACAAAATCCGGCATCCTGATCGGTGTGGTGGCGATCGAGTTGATGCACGAAGCACTGAACAACCTCGCCGGATGA
- a CDS encoding MerR family transcriptional regulator — protein sequence MLAIGTLAKRTGTKVQTIRYYEQIGLMPEPGRTEGNQRRYGDAELDRLAFIRHSRQLGFSLDAIRELLDLSDSPGRSCAEVDAIAQRQLREVEIRIDRLVTLRTELHRMIAECDSNRVADCRILEVLRDHGQCLTDHASAER from the coding sequence ATGCTTGCCATTGGCACCCTCGCAAAGCGGACCGGCACGAAGGTGCAGACGATCCGCTACTATGAACAGATCGGTCTCATGCCGGAGCCAGGCCGGACAGAAGGTAACCAACGCCGTTACGGCGATGCCGAGCTGGACCGGCTTGCCTTCATCCGACACTCACGACAACTTGGCTTTTCGCTCGACGCGATCCGCGAGTTGCTGGACCTTTCCGACAGCCCTGGCCGATCATGCGCGGAAGTTGATGCCATCGCCCAAAGGCAGTTAAGGGAGGTCGAAATCCGGATCGACCGGCTCGTGACTTTGCGAACTGAATTGCATCGGATGATCGCCGAGTGTGACAGCAACAGGGTTGCGGATTGTCGCATTCTCGAGGTGTTGCGAGATCACGGCCAATGTCTGACGGATCATGCAAGTGCCGAACGCTGA
- a CDS encoding heavy metal translocating P-type ATPase codes for MADDGHQIEWRVTGMDCGACAGKVRGAVERLQGVTDVDVAPMTERLRLTLDETRSTPEQVEKAVRAIGYGISPRGSAPEKPKGGFVLPEGAYPGSDAVTPENEEEQAHPRRAEEAQAAWHATSKGRLVLGTGVLLAAAWAVHLLASEDIAQWAFVLATLIGLVPVARRAFAMARIGMPFTIEMLMTIAASGALVIGAAEEAALVVFLFAVGEMLEGVAASRARNGIRALAQLVPKTALLEMDGRTREVPAESLAIGQTVMVRPGDRIPADGEVIDGTSGVDESPVTGESVPSLKEPGSLVFAGSINTEAALRVRVEKTAEDNTISRIVRLVEEAESARAPTERFIDRFSRVYMPVVVGAAILVAIVPPLAFGLAWEEWVYRALALLLIGCPCALVISVPASIASALSAGARNGLLMKGGAVIEAVARITYVAFDKTGTLTAGQPRVTDILPSEGTSAEVLSLAAGVESGASHPLGLAILARAEAEGTVVPASRAARSIPGKGAEAVIRGATVTVGSPRLAEESGVLSEPIRAQAAMLEAEGKTVVLVWRDEAACGLIALRDEPRPDAAEAVRQLRALGIVPVMLTGDNARTAAAISESLGIDHRAGLLPEDKVREVRDLGQEAQVMMVGDGINDAPALAAAQVGVALGSGTDVALETAHAAVLRDRVADIPGLVRLARAAMANIRQNVAIALGLKAVFLVTTLLGVTGLWIAILADTGATVIVTLNALRLLTFRPERESRSGRTGTASATLGRVTAPAVNEHI; via the coding sequence ATGGCAGACGACGGACACCAGATCGAGTGGCGCGTAACGGGCATGGACTGCGGCGCCTGCGCGGGCAAGGTCCGCGGTGCGGTCGAGCGGTTGCAGGGCGTCACGGATGTCGATGTCGCACCGATGACGGAACGCCTGCGTCTGACACTGGATGAAACCCGCTCCACACCTGAACAGGTCGAGAAGGCGGTGCGAGCCATCGGCTACGGGATCTCGCCGCGGGGAAGCGCGCCAGAGAAGCCGAAGGGCGGGTTTGTTCTGCCCGAGGGGGCCTATCCGGGGTCCGACGCCGTCACACCCGAAAATGAGGAAGAACAGGCGCACCCCAGGCGGGCAGAAGAAGCGCAGGCCGCCTGGCACGCCACGTCAAAGGGCCGACTCGTGCTCGGTACAGGCGTGCTGCTCGCGGCGGCCTGGGCGGTGCATCTGCTGGCTTCTGAAGACATTGCGCAATGGGCGTTCGTCCTGGCCACCCTGATCGGGCTCGTTCCCGTGGCCCGTCGCGCTTTCGCCATGGCGCGGATTGGCATGCCCTTTACGATCGAGATGCTGATGACTATCGCCGCAAGCGGCGCGCTGGTGATCGGCGCTGCCGAGGAGGCGGCGCTCGTCGTCTTCCTTTTCGCTGTTGGCGAGATGCTGGAAGGTGTCGCCGCCAGTCGGGCGCGCAACGGCATCCGGGCCTTGGCGCAACTGGTGCCGAAGACGGCGCTTCTGGAAATGGACGGACGAACGCGAGAGGTCCCGGCCGAGAGCCTGGCCATCGGTCAGACCGTGATGGTGCGCCCGGGCGACCGGATTCCCGCTGATGGTGAGGTGATCGACGGCACGTCCGGTGTCGACGAAAGCCCGGTGACGGGGGAAAGCGTGCCGAGCCTCAAGGAGCCGGGCAGCCTGGTCTTCGCCGGTTCGATCAACACCGAGGCCGCGCTGCGGGTGCGGGTCGAAAAAACCGCCGAGGACAACACCATCTCGCGCATCGTCCGCCTGGTCGAGGAAGCGGAAAGCGCCCGCGCCCCGACGGAACGATTCATCGACAGGTTCAGCCGCGTCTACATGCCCGTGGTTGTGGGGGCGGCGATCCTCGTCGCCATCGTCCCTCCGCTTGCCTTTGGATTGGCATGGGAAGAATGGGTCTATCGGGCGCTGGCGCTGCTGCTCATCGGATGCCCCTGCGCGCTTGTGATCTCGGTTCCTGCGTCCATTGCCTCGGCGCTATCGGCAGGCGCACGGAACGGCCTGCTTATGAAGGGCGGCGCGGTGATCGAGGCCGTCGCCCGGATCACCTATGTCGCATTCGACAAGACAGGAACACTGACCGCCGGTCAGCCGCGCGTGACAGACATCCTGCCGAGTGAGGGAACGTCAGCCGAGGTGCTCTCGCTGGCCGCGGGTGTCGAGAGCGGCGCGAGTCATCCGCTCGGACTGGCCATCCTGGCGCGTGCCGAAGCGGAGGGCACGGTTGTTCCTGCGTCACGCGCAGCCCGATCCATCCCGGGCAAGGGCGCCGAGGCCGTGATCCGTGGCGCGACGGTGACGGTTGGCTCGCCCCGGCTGGCGGAAGAGAGCGGTGTTCTGAGCGAGCCAATTCGTGCCCAGGCCGCGATGCTCGAAGCGGAGGGAAAGACGGTCGTACTCGTCTGGCGCGACGAGGCCGCTTGCGGCCTGATCGCTCTGCGCGACGAGCCGCGCCCCGACGCGGCCGAAGCCGTGCGCCAACTTCGTGCCCTGGGCATCGTGCCGGTGATGCTGACCGGAGATAACGCGCGCACGGCCGCGGCGATTTCCGAAAGTCTCGGGATCGACCACCGCGCGGGTCTTCTGCCGGAAGACAAGGTGCGCGAGGTCCGCGATCTCGGACAAGAGGCGCAGGTGATGATGGTTGGCGACGGTATCAATGACGCCCCGGCGCTTGCCGCCGCGCAGGTTGGCGTGGCCCTGGGCTCGGGCACCGACGTGGCGCTGGAGACCGCACATGCCGCCGTCTTGCGCGACCGTGTAGCTGACATTCCGGGGCTGGTCCGGCTTGCCCGCGCGGCCATGGCCAACATCCGTCAGAACGTCGCCATCGCCTTGGGCCTCAAGGCGGTGTTCCTGGTGACGACTCTCCTGGGCGTCACGGGCCTCTGGATCGCGATCCTCGCCGATACCGGCGCCACCGTGATCGTGACGCTCAACGCGCTCCGGCTGCTGACCTTCCGGCCAGAGCGGGAAAGCCGATCCGGCCGAACCGGCACCGCGTCAGCGACACTCGGTCGCGTCACCGCGCCTGCCGTCAACGAACATATATGA
- a CDS encoding cation diffusion facilitator family transporter: MPHDHSHAHMDPESGDRRVSIAIWANALLTVAQIVGGILSGSLALIADALHNFSDMASLVIAFVARKIARKPADERMTFGYGRIEIVAALINYTTLILVGVYLIYEGVMRMIEPTEVAGWTVVILGGVALAIDTLTALLTYSMQKGSVNIRALFLHNLSDALASVAVIIGGTLIVLYDLRWVDPAITILIALYILYLALTEIGGPIHTLMLGSPPDIDGRNVVDAVRGIEGVDDVHHVHLWQMQEHEAALDCHVVLTEEGWTRIEAIKSAIKDRLRGDFGITHSSLEFENIHHAHHDAELFGHTGAKREDNKHFPRNPEGS; encoded by the coding sequence ATGCCTCATGACCACAGCCACGCGCACATGGACCCGGAATCGGGTGACCGTAGGGTTTCCATAGCGATCTGGGCGAACGCCCTTTTGACCGTGGCGCAGATCGTCGGCGGCATCCTCTCTGGCAGCCTCGCCCTCATCGCGGATGCGCTTCACAACTTCTCGGACATGGCGTCGCTGGTCATTGCCTTCGTTGCGCGCAAGATCGCGCGCAAGCCCGCAGACGAGCGCATGACCTTCGGCTACGGCCGGATCGAGATCGTGGCGGCGCTGATCAACTATACGACCCTGATACTCGTCGGCGTCTACCTGATCTATGAGGGCGTCATGCGGATGATCGAACCGACGGAAGTCGCGGGCTGGACCGTCGTCATCCTGGGCGGCGTGGCGCTGGCGATCGACACGCTGACGGCGTTACTCACTTACTCGATGCAGAAGGGCAGCGTGAACATCCGCGCGCTCTTTCTGCACAACCTGTCGGACGCGCTCGCCTCGGTCGCGGTGATTATCGGCGGAACGCTTATCGTCCTCTACGATCTACGCTGGGTGGACCCGGCCATCACAATCCTTATCGCGCTCTACATTCTCTACCTTGCACTGACCGAGATCGGCGGGCCGATCCATACTCTTATGCTCGGCAGCCCGCCCGATATCGATGGCAGGAACGTCGTCGATGCAGTGCGCGGCATCGAGGGCGTCGATGACGTTCACCATGTGCATCTGTGGCAGATGCAAGAACACGAAGCGGCGCTGGACTGCCACGTCGTCCTGACCGAGGAGGGCTGGACCCGCATCGAGGCGATCAAGTCTGCGATCAAGGACCGGCTAAGAGGGGACTTTGGCATCACGCATTCCAGTCTCGAGTTCGAGAACATCCATCATGCCCATCACGACGCTGAACTCTTCGGCCACACAGGGGCAAAGAGAGAGGATAACAAGCATTTTCCCCGAAACCCTGAAGGATCATGA
- a CDS encoding transglutaminase-like domain-containing protein, whose amino-acid sequence MIRRRPAIQITTPLLQPSRLLDFTVGPIEDLIARRGWRDLDEHDRIGAAYDFVRNEIRFGYNRRDDIRASDVLTDGYGQCNTKATLLMALLRGLSVPCRLHGFTIHKALQRGVVPEAVYAIAPAEILHSWVEVQVDGSWVNLEGFILDAAYLSRLQEAFPERQNLCGYGVGTDCLGAPPVVWRGSDTYIQKTGIARDLGLYDSPDTFYRSHRQDFGPLRDWLYSRLVRHWMNARVSRIRAGKVPSIPGLSETHPAPRLLKLNKGGSAPPKA is encoded by the coding sequence ATGATTCGAAGGAGACCGGCCATACAAATCACGACACCACTACTCCAGCCCTCGCGGCTGCTCGACTTCACCGTCGGCCCGATTGAGGATCTGATCGCCCGGCGTGGCTGGCGCGATCTCGACGAGCATGACCGCATCGGCGCCGCCTATGATTTCGTCCGGAACGAGATCCGCTTCGGCTACAACCGTCGTGACGATATCAGGGCGTCCGACGTGCTGACGGACGGTTACGGCCAGTGCAATACCAAGGCCACTTTGCTGATGGCGCTCCTGCGCGGGCTCTCTGTACCCTGCCGACTGCACGGCTTCACGATCCACAAGGCGCTCCAGCGCGGCGTCGTGCCGGAAGCCGTGTATGCCATCGCGCCTGCGGAAATCCTGCATTCATGGGTCGAAGTCCAAGTGGACGGGTCGTGGGTCAATCTCGAGGGCTTCATCCTCGACGCCGCCTACCTTTCAAGGCTCCAAGAGGCATTCCCCGAACGACAGAACCTTTGCGGATATGGCGTAGGGACCGACTGCCTCGGCGCGCCACCCGTCGTCTGGCGTGGCAGTGACACCTACATTCAGAAGACCGGCATCGCTCGCGACCTTGGCCTCTACGACAGTCCCGACACCTTTTATCGTTCGCACCGCCAGGACTTCGGTCCACTGCGCGACTGGCTGTATTCCCGTCTGGTCCGTCACTGGATGAACGCAAGGGTCAGCCGGATTCGCGCGGGCAAGGTTCCGTCGATCCCAGGGTTGTCGGAAACCCATCCTGCTCCTCGCCTGTTGAAACTCAATAAAGGGGGGTCCGCTCCCCCGAAAGCCTGA